One genomic segment of Arcobacter porcinus includes these proteins:
- the dnaN gene encoding DNA polymerase III subunit beta: MKLVINKQVLENVVSSMQAFLEKKDSSAITSHIYLEIINNRLIAKATDYEIGFETFVENISNYEDGKTTVNGVNLLSFIKRLKNEDISLETSSSNLIIKQNKSIFKLPTYDANEFPTINKYENLKELSISISNFMNSIKKISPAIDSNNPKFELNGALIDIKSQKINFCATDTRRLALTHLENMSNSEAQLIIPKKAIFEIQKLFLDEAKISYDNNNLVISNENSTFFTKLINGKYPDYERIIPTNLKYNIFIPKNSVVESIKLITSLSSNIKISFTQSAILFESLDEDSVANTQIDIDLNIEKNFYIAVNAKYILDFFSMSNSEKVRIGFNESNLPFYLEDNKFITIVMPIVLEK; encoded by the coding sequence ATGAAGTTGGTAATAAACAAACAAGTGTTAGAAAATGTTGTTAGCTCTATGCAAGCATTTTTAGAAAAAAAAGATTCTAGTGCAATAACTTCTCATATATATCTTGAAATCATAAATAATAGATTAATTGCTAAAGCAACTGATTATGAAATTGGTTTTGAAACATTTGTAGAAAATATATCAAACTATGAAGATGGAAAAACAACAGTAAATGGAGTTAATTTATTAAGTTTTATTAAAAGATTAAAAAATGAAGATATATCTTTAGAAACAAGTTCAAGTAATTTAATAATAAAACAAAATAAATCTATATTTAAATTACCAACTTATGATGCAAATGAATTTCCAACTATTAATAAATATGAAAACTTAAAAGAGTTATCAATATCTATTTCAAATTTTATGAATTCAATTAAAAAAATATCTCCAGCAATTGATAGTAATAATCCAAAATTTGAATTAAATGGTGCATTAATAGATATTAAAAGTCAAAAAATAAACTTCTGTGCAACTGATACAAGAAGATTAGCTTTAACACATTTAGAAAATATGTCAAATAGTGAAGCTCAATTAATTATCCCAAAAAAAGCTATTTTTGAAATTCAAAAACTATTTTTAGATGAAGCAAAAATCTCTTATGATAATAATAATTTAGTAATTTCAAATGAAAATAGTACTTTCTTTACAAAATTAATAAATGGAAAATATCCAGATTATGAGAGAATTATTCCTACAAATCTAAAATATAATATATTTATACCAAAAAATAGTGTAGTTGAATCAATTAAATTAATTACTTCTTTATCTTCAAATATAAAAATATCATTTACACAAAGTGCAATTTTATTTGAATCTTTAGATGAAGATAGCGTTGCAAATACACAAATTGATATTGATTTAAATATAGAAAAAAATTTTTACATTGCTGTAAATGCTAAATATATTTTAGATTTCTTCTCAATGTCAAATAGTGAGAAAGTAAGAATTGGATTTAATGAATCAAATCTTCCTTTCTATTTAGAAGATAATAAATTTATAACAATTGTAATGCCAATTGTTTTAGAAAAATAA
- the dnaA gene encoding chromosomal replication initiator protein DnaA has protein sequence MTQKEFLVNIQKETNSIDFDRYFKQLNLKKLSLEENIAIFEVANRYIAAWIKNKFEENLKEFFEKYSNFKPEIELRIAGERKLKKQNELQIQNQTPESTILNPSYTFNSFVVGPSNQMAYNAALAVSNKPGIQYNPLFIYGGTGLGKTHILQAIGNKALENDKTVIYVTIEQFMNDYTFSLKNKNMEHFRTKYRNCDLLLIDDVQFLSGKEQTQEEFFHTFNELHNAKKQIVMTSDRLPSQIAGLVDRLKSRFEWGLTTDIQIPRLETKIAIIEKKSELNGINLSREIISFIATTLDSSIREIEGVLIRINASASLLNQEINLAMVQNLLKDQIKENKENIKLPDIISLVASELNIKPSDIKSKKRTSAVANARRVVIYLARELTHNSMPDIAKFLDMKDHSSISHNVKKTTELMNSDENFKLVIQNLKNKLINKE, from the coding sequence ATGACACAAAAAGAGTTTTTAGTAAATATCCAAAAAGAGACAAATTCTATTGATTTTGATAGATATTTTAAACAACTAAATTTAAAAAAGCTATCACTTGAAGAAAATATTGCTATATTTGAAGTAGCAAATAGATATATTGCTGCTTGGATAAAAAATAAATTTGAAGAAAATTTAAAAGAGTTTTTTGAAAAATATAGTAATTTTAAACCAGAAATCGAGCTAAGAATCGCTGGGGAGAGAAAATTAAAAAAACAAAATGAACTACAAATTCAAAATCAAACTCCTGAAAGTACAATTTTAAATCCTTCATATACATTTAACTCTTTTGTAGTTGGTCCATCAAACCAGATGGCTTATAATGCTGCACTTGCAGTTTCAAATAAACCAGGAATTCAATATAATCCACTTTTTATTTATGGTGGAACAGGGCTTGGAAAAACACATATTTTACAAGCTATTGGAAATAAAGCCTTAGAAAATGACAAAACAGTTATTTATGTAACAATCGAACAATTTATGAATGATTATACATTTTCACTAAAAAATAAAAATATGGAACACTTTAGAACAAAATATAGAAATTGTGATCTATTACTTATCGATGATGTTCAATTTTTAAGTGGAAAAGAACAGACTCAAGAGGAATTTTTCCATACTTTTAATGAACTTCATAATGCAAAAAAACAGATTGTTATGACAAGTGATAGATTACCTTCACAAATTGCTGGTTTAGTTGATAGATTAAAATCAAGATTTGAATGGGGACTTACAACTGATATTCAAATTCCAAGACTTGAAACGAAAATTGCAATTATTGAGAAAAAAAGTGAGCTAAATGGTATTAATCTTTCAAGAGAGATTATCTCATTTATAGCTACAACTTTAGATAGTTCAATAAGAGAGATTGAAGGTGTTTTAATAAGAATAAATGCAAGTGCATCACTTCTAAATCAAGAGATAAATCTTGCAATGGTTCAAAATCTTTTAAAAGATCAAATAAAAGAGAATAAAGAAAATATTAAACTTCCAGATATTATTAGTTTAGTTGCAAGTGAATTAAATATAAAACCAAGCGATATAAAATCTAAAAAAAGAACTTCAGCAGTTGCAAATGCTAGAAGAGTTGTAATATATCTTGCTAGAGAATTAACTCACAATTCAATGCCTGATATTGCAAAATTTTTAGATATGAAAGATCATAGTTCTATTTCACATAATGTGAAAAAAACTACTGAACTTATGAATAGTGATGAAAATTTTAAATTAGTTATTCAAAATTTAAAGAATAAATTAATAAATAAGGAGTAG